The DNA region ATTTATCAGACGGTCTATTTCAAATGAGTCTTAAAGGGAACCCTGATTAACTATAAAACCACAGACCTATATTATGTAAATacattgacaaaaatatataaacatttcttgGAATTTATAAAATCAATTTAGTTTGCAACATAAATTGATACGTGGTGGCAGCCATGTTTTCGCGGCATTCttattatgacatttatttctctttctctaaAGTTTGTTTTCTGTCCGTGGTTCTTTTACAGGGATGTCATCAATTGGCTTTTCTCTGCCATAATGAAATCAACAGAACATGAAAAGAGTAAAGCAGAGAGGGATGAACAAATCAGGTTAATTCGAAAGAAAAATAAGCTTTTAATAATGCACTGTCAACTTCAGCTGAAGCCTCTGATGCTAATTGAAAGTTGATTTTATTCAAGTTTATGTGCATGCTATACTATTGCTGTTTCTATGCCTACCTCGGACCTCCTCCCCAGGGCTGCGTCCTTCCACCTCTGCTGGACACCCTCACATTTAAAGCACACCAAATAGCTCCTGGTGTGAAAGcttggttctgtccaaggtttctgcctggtaaAGGGAAGactttccttgcctccgtctacAAAgttcttgtgggtcaagtcGGGTCCCTGCTACCCTGTAAAGTgtcactcttttcttttctttgtcaaaATATGACACCTATCGGCTGTTTCCGGTAAAGCTTCTGTGCATCATCTAAATGGTTCCGAGCTACTGGATCCAACTCTTCTTGGACTCGGTTTATAGTTCCTGCTAATCATTCGCAAACAAATCAAATAGATGATTAACACCAATTGCGACAACCTCTTCCACCTCTCGCCAGATATCGATTTAAACCGATGTCAATATTGACCCATCATCTTCACCTTAGAATGTATTTTAATACGAGTGAGTATTTTACATTTAACGCGCACCCCGATGATTTTCCTGAAGATCGATGAGTGCATTTGTGAATCGTTGAATTTTAACCCATTTGGTGAAACGATTCCCATTTGTCTTTCACACGCACGCCCTCGCGCACACTTGCCCTTAGACATCCCAAAGGTGGGAAAACCGGTTATATACAGTACTATGAACTCGTTAACCCCTTCCCTGAACTGCAGGAACGCGAAACCAAAATGTTCGCTTACTTTTACAGATGAAAATCTAGAACCTATCATACAATAAAAAAAGCgtgtctgctttttatttttattcttgttaAACCTTTGCTTACCTCGCAATCACGCACCGGATTGCATGTGTGTTCGGATAACACAATAAAGTGACAAAGGCAACAAAACAGTCCGAAGCCTAAAGATAAAGCAAATACaaaaaagcagcatttatattttcccgctttaaaataaacacaccgaaacgttttatttaaataaccGCAACTCATAAATGCGAAACAGTTTTTTTGCTGACTTGTGCGTGTGATCACGTGATCCACTGTTTACCCAATGCGACCGCAGGTGACGTATGTAGGTCAGTTCCAGGCGGTCAGGGTCCTCGCGCTCCCCCTAGTGGCAAGGGACGGTAACTGCCGCCTGCTTGCATTgcatcttttcttcttctgacagGAATGAGACCAGATCTCTAAAGTGGTTTtgctgcatgtttctgtgtaTATTATGTTCTCGCGTGGAGACGAGGGGACCCGACAAACGGGATGGAACGCAGCACGGTGAACTCGTCATcgcttcatttatttacaaaaaaacagaaaataaagagcatCGTTACatttagagaaaaaaacaaccgagTAAAATAGAGGTACGTCACAAAATCGCCGTCCATCGTTAAAAAACAGACGCGTGTTAGCTGCTACGGGTCAGGTGGTGTTGCAGACCGTATCCTCTTAGGTTtagaagctcctcctccttcgtcGTCGTCTCGCCTTTTCCTACTCTAGAACTTGAACTCCTTGTATTTCTTGGCGCCGCCTCGCGTGTCCTGCGGCTGGGccttcctctttctttgctGAGAAGGGGGGAGGGGTTTAAATAATAATCGCATCATTACCACAAACAGGCTCCGATCGATACGTTTATTCCCGATCGGAGGACGACTCTGAATTTGCGTACCTTCTGTTTGGCAGCGTGCTCAGCCACCATGTCGCTGAAgtcctccttctccacctggGCCTGCTGCTCCCTGACGTGCTCCTCGTACTTCTGCGTCATGGCCATGgggtccagctccagctcctccggCGCCAGCGCCACCTCCACGCCATGCGACTCGTGCCCGCCGCCCGTCTTGCGACCCGTCGCGGCCTGAAGACGGCGGTTCAAAGAAAGCACGGAGGCTTTAACAATCACAGAAACGCCGGCGACTCGGTCCAATCCAATTCCCCGCTTTAaggccgacccccccccccattatagAAACGCCCcggtctctcacacacacacacacggctggaCTCACCCCTGACATGTCGTAGATGTGCGTCGAGGCCATCATGGCTGCTCCCACCGGACCGGTGCGTCTCTCGGGGAGGACGGTGAAGAGCTGAGGCGTCTCGTTCCTGGAAGCAGAACAAAACCCGAGACGATGTCTGAGCTGCCgtccctgtccccgtccctcAGCCGTCCTCAGATTGAAAACGACGACTCACCCGTCCATGGCCTCTTcgatcttcttcttcctcagctcGATCAGCTCAGGAGTCTCCATGCCGGCGGGAACGGACGAGAAGCCGCCGGGGTGATCAGCCCGCTGAAACCGAACCGCTCAGATGTTTAGCCACGCCCATCGGTGTCctcaaacgccccccccccccccgcccctttgaACCCCCGCGAACCTGTCCGCCGGCGTGAAGAAGCCGGTTTCGTCCGGCTTCTCTtcgtcgctctcctcctcctcctcctcctccgaggacTCCTCGTCCGACGCCTCCAGCTCTCCCCAGGGCGTGTgatccacctcctcctcctccgctttgGCCTGCTCGGCAGACATTTTGCGTTTCGGCTCAACCGTTTCACGTTTTCAGCGTCTGCGCGAGATAGCGGGGCCCCACCTGGAAGTCTGGCGAGTTCGTTCCGAACACGTCGCCGTATAAAGGTTTGCCATTTCGTCGACGGGCGGCTTCCCCCAGCCTCCGGCGTGGTAACCAAACGTGCAGTTCTAacaggcagagggggggggtggcattCCACATTAATAACAGATCGGATCGGATACGGGTGGGATATCTCCCGCGTGTTTTCCTCTTACGTCTGGATGGGGGAGTTGAGTCCGGGGATCTGAGATTTGGGTAGGACGGGGGGGGGCCGTACCTCTGCATGGCGATCAGCCAAGGCGGGGGCACCTTGTGTGCGTTCTGGAGCAAAAAGACGCAAACAGGTGAGCTCAGAGGCCCCGGAAACCGGCAAACTCCTCGGCGCGAGCGCGAAACTGCGTTCGACTGGTCGGCGTGTCCACGGACTCAACGCCGGGTGCTGATTGGTTCTCACCGGACCAACGGGCATCCCCAGAGCGATGCGCAGCTCGTCGGACAGGTCGCCcggcttcttctccttcagccgCGTCTCAAACTCTTTCCCCTGAAGACGCAAAAAAGACGCTGAAGCTAACCGAGCCGGCGCTAACGGACGTTGCCGCGGCGACACCCCCGGGCGCTCCCGGCACCTCGTAGTAAAGGTCTCCGTGGATGGTGAGCTTGGCTTGATCTGCCACTTGAAGAAGGCGTCGTGGAGCTTCTGGTAGTCGATGTCGATCTTCCCCATCTTCGGGCGCACCTTCTCTCTCATTTTGGTTTTCATGGTCTTGGCGTCCTCCTGCAgacgaaataaaaaaaagcgtCTCGACTTCTCCTTCTCGGCCTCTCGTCtaaaccaaccccccccacccccacccccccaccttttCCTGCAGGGCCTCCCTCATCTCCTGGATGCCCGTCTTCTTGATGAAGTCGGGCAGCTGGAACGGGGGCTTCTCGATGCCCCTCTTGCCCTGCAGGTACTTCCTCTTGAAGCACCAGTGGCGCGGCACCGGCACCGTGTTCCTGGTGGCTTTCAGGTGCACCAGCAGCTTGGGCTCCTGGGCCGTCACGTCGTGCATCTCCACCACGTCGGGACGGGTGACCAGCTGCTTCAGCTCCGCCACGGTCAGCCTGTTCATCCTCCTCAGCTTCTTCTTGGAGAGTTTCGGCGCATCGTTTCTGATTTCCTGcacgtcaaaaaaaaaaactgtttcgcCGGATCAGAACGAGATTtcgtccgccccccccccgggacgaTTCGAAAAGGGATTCCGAACCTCGTCGCTGTCGTCGCTGTCGTCCCGCTCGTCCGCGAATCCCTTTTTCCGCAGCACCATCGCCTCCGGCTTCTCCGGCTTCTCgggctccttctccttctccttcttcacgTCGTCGGCCAGCTAGAAGAGGAGAGAACGTCACGGCAAGAATTAAAGCAGAGTCGTGACGGCCTCCTTCCTACGAGGGGGGGGAAACGAGGCGGTCCACCTTGAAAGCCTCAAAGATCCTCTTGAAGAAGATGTAGTTGGGGTCGTAGATCTCGGGCTCCTCGGCCACGTACTCGATCTCCAcctccgtctccttctccttgctgctccccttctgctgctgctccgcctgctccttcttctcctgGGCGCGCTTCTGCTTGCTCCTTTTCTTGCGGTTTCGGCGTCTGCGGTTTTTCTGGAAAGCCGAtcgaatgaaaaaataaaaatagaagcaACATAAACTAAGAATAAAATCAATCTTACGTCTTTCTTGGACATCTGGCTGTTGTCGTCGTCGGCCTCAGACACGACCAGAGCGGATGAGTTCATCTCCTCGTCACCGTCTTCATCTTCTATAACGGCCGAGACGACAAACGGGACGAAGATTAATCATATTATAATCATCCTCCAatggacacacagacaggaaacagtTACTTTAACCATCAAGAGTTTCAGATTTCCCcctcaaacaggaagtaccTGCGGGGTCGACGAGCTGCTCCTGCCTGATCTCCTTCTGCTGCAGGATCTTCTCCAGAACTTGAGGGATCTTCGGCCCGCTGACGCTCACCTCCTCAATCTGCCACATCTGGAATGGAAGAGATGAACTTACCAACAGGGAACAAGTGCCTCAAAAACCACAACAGTTTTCTGCCTATATATACCAGGAGAACTATCAGTGAAGTtatctttgaaaataaatattcagaatCTGCTCTGAGTgggaaaagaaaggaaggaaaaccACTAATGGAACCTAATAATGAAACTaacgggggggggttggctcACTTCTCTGGCATCTTCTCCTGGAGGCGGGGGCACTCTCTGTTTCTGCATGGGCAACATGCTGACACCAGGCGGCAGCGGCGCATGAGGATCCAGACCTGGGGGACGGGGGGGCATCCATTTGCAAAAGCTTTAAATGTTTGAGGCTTTTTTTAGGATGGGAATATTTCTACCAAACAAATAATTATCCTTCATAGGTGGTAACGTACCCCTTATAACGACGGCGGTGGGCAtgccccggggcccccccatcTGCACCATCtcctgctgatgatgatgatgatgatgatgctcctGTTCCAGCAGAACCGCCGCCTGATACataagcgggggggggggggaaacaaatatttttattcaaatctggagtggaggaagaaaaaaaaaaaaacatgaaaagatgAACAAACTGTTTTAAGGGGATTCGCTTCAAAGTGTATGGAAAAATTAAATTCCTCAAGAGTGGAATGTTTTTCCTAAATGTTCTGTCTAAGGTAAATGCGAGCGCTTCTTCGACTCGCCCTGGTCTGCTGCTCCAGAAGATCGTGTTCATCCATGCCATGGGGATCGCCCTGTGCCAACAGAGACAGTCAATAAATAGATCTAGCATTTTACTCCTAATATTCAAATTATAATGGCTAACGCCAAACCCAACCAGCCACCTCACCATCAACCCCCGCAGTCCCGCGCACCCTCACCTCGTGCATggctctctcctcctgctgcaacaTCATGGCTGCTCTCTGCTGGACCATCTTCAGATGGTCATCCTGCAACATGCCCGGAGGCTCCATGCCCATGTGGATGCCCGGTGGCGGAGGCCCCCCGGGCATCATGCTCATGGCCTGGAGCATGCCCATACCGGGAGGCAACGGCGGCATGGGCATCGGGGGCAGGGGAGGCATTCCTGGCACCTGAAAAGGTGTATAAATATCACATTGAGTAGCAAGCGAGGCTCATTTCTCATTATAGCGACGATTCAGGTTTGATTTACCTGTGATCCCATGGGTTTGTCATCGTTAGGATTGATGAGCAGTATCCctgtctgcaaacacacacacacacacaccctgatttgttagcatgctaacacaaTGCTGGGTAATTGTGGATACATTTACCTGCATCATGTAGCCCTTCAGTCGGTCAATCAGCTCCTCCCTGGGACCTGAAAAATGACGAATACTTTAATTCAAGGGAGAAATGCCCATTCATTAGCCTGTTACTGCACCGACACGTCAACAAATGTATTGGGTCTTTACACAACAGGTTTAACATTCACCAAAGAAAAAACCCGTCTACTAATGTGCTATAATTGCTCTGTCGGAAGTCTTATtctttaatgaaaatgtattttaacttaTTTACATGTTAATGACCGTGAATTGCAACACACAACGAGCCTAGAAACACTGCATTTCGCTAGCTAGCGCTAGCCATTttgctagctagcgttagctatTTGCTAGCTTCCGCTAGCTAAACACAGTGAATTTCTTCGGCGCTCCACGTCTCCCACGGGACTTTTCTTACCCATCGCGGGCGCCCCGAGCTGCGCCAGCTTCGACTGAAGCTCCGAGTTGCTCCATGTGTTCAACGCCCCGATAGCACCCGCTAAATCAGCCGGCAGAGAGTCGGTGCCCGGTGGTCCGTCGGATGCCATGTTGAGGGGATTTCGAAGGAACAACGGCGGCGGCGGAAGCGATACGAGCGGAAGTCGCGTCGCACGCGGCGCAGAACGGGAAACCCTCTGTTGCAGTGCCTGATGGGATATGAAGTTCCAAATGAGGAACATCGTATTTAACCACTAGAGGTCAACGTTCAGTCCTTCAATCCAACGTGACATTCCGAAATATATTTACGGTGGTTTgtgttatatatattattaatatatatatatatacatatatcaaaatgtattaatatattTAGTGAACCCATTGATGTTTGTGAAAACGTTTGTCTGTAACAAATCatacctttttttgtgtgtatgtcttttattttcattattattctaTTTAATATGATGTAAATTGTGAAATGTTGATTCTACAAGTGTGTAGTGCTTAAGTAGTAGCACTGTTAACGTTTGCAACTGACTCAGTGACGAGAAACGTCGTGCATGTGtgctaatataatattattattattgggcATGCCATAGTATAAATAAGTATACTACTGACATTAAGTTTGAAATGTAATGCAAGTTAAAATACATGGCCTGGAGTAAACTCATGCATAGAGGCTATATATGGACACATAGACGTCTTCTACAATAACGCACAATAATATTATGCGATTAtatgttatttgtttgttttgttttttgagacAACGTTTACATGAAAACAcagcgtgttttttttctccccccccccctttcagtgAGGTGTTTTTTAAGAGCAGCGGCCAGTGCGCAGACTCaccgggacggggggggggcgcacattGATCGGAGCAGAAGCTGCAGGGCGTTTCTTAAATTCTACCCGATGTTAGAGCGCGCAGGGGAGTGGACGAGCCTCCGCTGAACAACATGGACGGGAGAAGAGAAACCTGAAGTGGCAAATTGAATGTTTCAAAACTGCTTCATACCGGAAACAACGGGAAAGGTAAATACAAGATTCCTCTCGCAACATTGCGCACACTTTACAGTTTGTGTCGCGGTGCGTAAAAGCCCCTGAAACAATATTGATTTTGACATCCTgacatgaactttttttttttttttttttttttgcgatcCTGAGATTGCTGAGTTGCGCAAAACGCGTATATTGGCTTCAGAATCTCTTTGCATTGATCCGCGCAGGCTTTTATGGATCCGAATCCAGTTTGACGGTGAAGGTTATCCGAAACGATTCGCGTCGGTCAACTTGAGAAAAGTTGTAGTTGGTCGTTTATCTCAGGGACATATATCTGTGTGAGCCATGTTGACTTATACGCAAgggtgcgcgcgcacacacacacaccca from Brachionichthys hirsutus isolate HB-005 chromosome 23, CSIRO-AGI_Bhir_v1, whole genome shotgun sequence includes:
- the sf3b2 gene encoding LOW QUALITY PROTEIN: splicing factor 3B subunit 2 (The sequence of the model RefSeq protein was modified relative to this genomic sequence to represent the inferred CDS: inserted 5 bases in 4 codons); the encoded protein is MASDGPPGTDSLPADLAGAIGALNTWSNSELQSKLAQLGAPAMGPREELIDRLKGYMMQTGILLINPNDDKPMGSQVPGMPPLPPMPMPPLPPGMGMLQAMSMMPGGPPPPGIHMGMEPPGMLQDDHLKMVQQRAAMMLQQEERAMHEGDPHGMDEHDLLEQQTRAAVLLEQEHHHHHHHQQEMVQMGGPRGMPTAVVIRGLDPHAPLPPGVSMLPMQKQRVPPPPGEDAREMWQIEEVSVSGPKIPQVLEKILQQKEIRQEQLVDPAEDEDGDEEMNSSALVVSEADDDNSQMSKKDKNRRRRNRKKRSKQKRAQEKKEQAEQQQKGSSKEKETEVEIEYVAEEPEIYDPNYIFFKRIFEAFKLADDVKKEKEKEPEKPEKPEAMVLRKKGFADERDDSDDSDEEIRNDAPKLSKKKLRRMNRLTVAELKQLVTRPDVVEMHDVTAQEPKLLVHLKATRNTVPVPRHWCFKRKYLQGKRGIEKPPFQLPDFIKKTGIQEMREALQEKEDAKTMKTKMREKVRPKMGKIDIDYQKLHDAFFKWQIKPXLTIHGDLYYEGKEFETRLKEKKPGDLSDELRIALGMPVGPNAHKVPPPWLIAMQRYGPPPSYPNLRSPDSTPPXPDNCTFGYHAGGWGKPPVDEXGKPLYGDVFGTNSPDFQAKAEEEEVDHTPWGELEASDEESSEEEEEEESDEEKPDETGFFTPADSGLIXPGGFSSVPAGMETPELIELRKKKIEEAMDGNETPQLFTVLPERRTGPVGAAMMASTHIYDMSGAATGRKTGGGHESHGVEVALAPEELELDPMAMTQKYEEHVREQQAQVEKEDFSDMVAEHAAKQKQRKRKAQPQDTRGGAKKYKEFKF